One window of the Chryseobacterium sp. CY350 genome contains the following:
- a CDS encoding RNA polymerase sigma factor, with protein sequence MNVLMNQETKHIESESDLLIMMKNNDVAAFDYLYDQYSSLLFGMALQSGASSNDAETILQTTFQYIWYSIQLYHYQCVPFKIWVIRIHLNSMKEFSESKSKIQITSDDFVISQETTTEMISVV encoded by the coding sequence ATGAATGTACTGATGAATCAGGAAACCAAACATATAGAATCAGAGTCAGACTTGCTCATCATGATGAAAAACAATGATGTAGCAGCATTTGATTATCTGTATGATCAGTATAGCAGTTTACTTTTCGGTATGGCTCTGCAGTCTGGAGCATCGTCTAATGACGCGGAAACGATTCTTCAGACAACATTTCAATACATCTGGTATTCTATTCAACTTTATCATTATCAATGTGTTCCTTTCAAAATTTGGGTGATAAGAATTCATCTTAACTCTATGAAAGAATTTTCAGAATCTAAAAGCAAAATTCAAATAACATCTGACGATTTTGTAATTTCGCAAGAGACGACCACAGAAATGATATCGGTTGTTTAA
- a CDS encoding Crp/Fnr family transcriptional regulator, which translates to MAIKEDLLIDFGAESILLSESEFLFQEDIPPIYYYQITKGKIKLSNHKPGDGEFIHSIHEEGESVGEVFLFCKHHRYPVNALAMEDCTVLRLERPRLLQLLESDFSIQMKFLKNCAEHAYYNYVFLNSLTLQDATHQLLTVLDRLKETEDGEDQYSYKVPFTRKELSSLTGLRIETVIRILKKLQTEKVVKIIKGRVYY; encoded by the coding sequence ATGGCTATAAAAGAAGACTTGCTTATTGATTTCGGAGCAGAAAGTATTCTCTTATCAGAATCAGAATTTCTTTTTCAGGAAGATATTCCTCCTATTTATTATTATCAGATTACAAAAGGTAAAATTAAACTTTCTAATCACAAACCCGGAGACGGAGAATTTATACACAGCATTCACGAAGAAGGCGAGTCTGTAGGTGAAGTTTTTTTATTTTGCAAACATCACCGATATCCTGTCAACGCTCTTGCAATGGAAGATTGTACAGTTTTGCGTTTAGAGCGTCCCAGGCTTTTGCAGTTGTTAGAATCAGATTTTAGTATTCAGATGAAATTTCTAAAAAATTGTGCAGAACATGCCTACTACAACTATGTCTTTCTCAACAGCCTCACTTTACAAGACGCAACCCATCAATTACTTACTGTTTTGGACCGTTTAAAAGAAACTGAAGATGGTGAAGATCAGTACTCTTACAAAGTGCCTTTTACCAGAAAAGAGCTGTCGTCTTTAACGGGTTTGAGGATAGAAACGGTCATCAGAATTTTGAAGAAACTACAAACCGAAAAAGTGGTAAAAATTATTAAAGGAAGAGTTTATTATTAA
- the queG gene encoding tRNA epoxyqueuosine(34) reductase QueG, translated as MNSNSEKYSDLIKTKAKSFGFQNCGISRADFLEADAKHLEKWLKNNFHGEMKYMENHFDKRLDPRLLVEYSKSVISLSYNYFPEEKISSLENFKISKYAYAEDYHEVIKEILREMVSELQQEIGDFGFRVFVDSAPILERSWAKKSGIGWVGKNANLITKQSGSFYFLAEIICDLDLIPDHETTDHCGSCRKCIDACPTDAIVSDKIIDGSKCISYATIELKSDIPDYFKDKMEDWMFGCDICQDVCPWNRFSVPNVQSKFKPNEFLKNFKKGEWKEITQEIFSEIFKKSPVKRTKFAGLKRNIEFLDRS; from the coding sequence ATGAATTCAAACTCAGAAAAATATTCAGACTTAATTAAAACCAAAGCCAAAAGTTTTGGGTTTCAAAACTGTGGTATTTCGAGAGCTGATTTTCTTGAAGCTGATGCTAAACATTTAGAAAAATGGCTGAAAAATAATTTCCACGGCGAAATGAAATATATGGAAAATCATTTCGATAAGAGACTAGATCCCAGATTGCTGGTTGAATATTCGAAATCTGTAATTTCTCTTTCCTATAACTATTTTCCGGAGGAAAAAATTTCAAGTTTAGAAAATTTTAAGATTTCAAAATATGCATATGCAGAAGATTATCATGAAGTTATAAAAGAGATTCTTCGCGAAATGGTTTCTGAATTACAGCAGGAAATAGGGGATTTTGGTTTTCGTGTTTTTGTAGATTCTGCGCCCATTTTAGAAAGAAGCTGGGCGAAAAAATCCGGTATCGGCTGGGTTGGTAAAAATGCAAATTTAATTACAAAACAGAGCGGATCATTTTATTTTTTGGCGGAAATTATCTGTGATTTAGACTTAATTCCTGATCATGAAACCACTGATCATTGCGGGAGCTGTAGAAAATGCATTGATGCTTGCCCTACGGATGCGATTGTATCAGATAAAATAATTGACGGAAGCAAATGTATTTCTTATGCAACGATAGAACTGAAAAGTGATATTCCTGATTATTTTAAAGATAAAATGGAAGACTGGATGTTTGGTTGCGATATTTGTCAGGACGTTTGCCCGTGGAATCGTTTTTCGGTTCCGAATGTTCAGAGTAAATTTAAACCAAACGAATTTTTAAAAAATTTCAAGAAAGGAGAATGGAAAGAAATTACTCAGGAAATATTCTCAGAAATCTTCAAAAAATCTCCTGTGAAAAGAACGAAATTTGCAGGATTAAAAAGAAATATTGAATTTTTAGACCGATCTTAA
- a CDS encoding ATP-binding protein: MIRFFNALGTEALLEILNQSSTATAIYTGSDINIQLANNAMLTIWGKDRSIIGKKFEDALPELKGQPFTQLLKNVWETAETYEAVSTPATLEIDGEMVTSYFDFIYQPIIDNKGEIYCILHTASDVTERERAWKLLHEKEQTEQQTNEELTALNEEILSTNEELSALNKEYTATNSQLDETNKELQQTIIDLNNSNKILEFRNRELKELNETILQLNKKLSDSEISFSNLIDQAPVATLLVKGDNFIITMINASMLELIGKDHSVIGKPLFDELPELKGQLAANMLIETYQKGKSHTDYSNPVLLNRRGSLEKGYFNFTYTPFIENGKVTGVIDMAMEVTPQMIAIEERDKIILEKSDLEETLRKSEQRLQSILETMAEGVGVIDNTGQLIYANPMAQQILGLSESVIKGRTFDDPKWQNLRLDGTPLPAEEHPMAIMMATGKPVFDHEIGVQPPDRERFYISINAAPIFDKEGNLSGGIGTFMDVTTRRMITQGKDDFISIASHELKTPVTALKASLQLLQRSHDKFSSEIRTKLLDQSIKSLDKLSHLLTDLLDTTRIEQGQLKLVKRPLIIAELFEDCRSSVIQNTTQQIIFEGDTSQTLEADHQQIGQVMVNFITNAIKYAPESDKIIIKADRVSDHEIKISVIDHGPGIPQEKVQHLFERYYRTNYHGQKFTGLGLGLYISAEIIKNHGGKIGVDTELNVGSTFWFTLPLTNE, from the coding sequence ATGATTAGATTTTTCAATGCTTTAGGTACCGAAGCGCTTCTTGAAATCCTCAACCAGTCAAGCACTGCAACAGCAATTTACACCGGCTCTGATATCAATATTCAGCTGGCAAACAATGCCATGCTTACAATTTGGGGCAAAGACCGCTCCATCATCGGAAAAAAATTCGAAGATGCACTTCCCGAATTGAAAGGACAGCCCTTCACACAACTTCTGAAAAATGTTTGGGAAACAGCTGAAACGTACGAGGCAGTAAGTACGCCGGCAACTTTAGAGATTGACGGAGAAATGGTGACTTCTTATTTTGACTTTATCTACCAACCGATTATCGATAATAAGGGGGAAATCTACTGTATTCTGCATACCGCTTCTGATGTTACAGAGCGCGAAAGAGCCTGGAAACTCCTTCATGAGAAAGAGCAGACTGAGCAGCAAACGAATGAAGAGCTAACGGCCCTGAACGAAGAAATTCTTAGCACAAACGAAGAACTGAGCGCTTTAAACAAAGAATACACAGCAACCAATAGCCAACTTGACGAGACGAATAAAGAACTGCAGCAGACGATTATTGACCTAAACAATTCTAATAAAATTCTTGAATTCAGAAACAGAGAATTGAAAGAACTCAACGAAACGATTCTTCAGCTTAATAAAAAACTTTCAGATAGCGAGATCAGTTTTAGCAATCTAATTGATCAGGCGCCTGTTGCTACATTGCTGGTAAAGGGAGACAATTTTATAATTACCATGATTAATGCTTCGATGCTTGAATTAATCGGCAAAGATCATTCAGTGATTGGTAAACCTTTATTTGATGAACTTCCTGAGCTGAAAGGGCAATTGGCCGCCAATATGCTTATAGAAACCTATCAAAAAGGGAAATCGCATACTGACTACTCTAATCCTGTTCTTCTGAACAGAAGAGGCAGTCTGGAAAAAGGCTATTTTAATTTTACCTACACTCCATTTATTGAAAACGGAAAAGTGACAGGCGTTATAGACATGGCCATGGAAGTCACTCCGCAGATGATAGCAATTGAAGAGCGCGATAAGATCATCTTGGAAAAAAGTGATTTAGAAGAGACTCTCCGAAAAAGCGAACAGCGTCTGCAAAGTATTTTGGAAACTATGGCAGAGGGCGTAGGTGTTATTGATAATACCGGACAACTGATATATGCCAATCCGATGGCTCAGCAAATATTGGGATTAAGTGAAAGCGTAATAAAAGGCAGAACTTTTGACGATCCCAAATGGCAGAATCTAAGGCTAGACGGCACACCGCTTCCCGCAGAAGAGCACCCTATGGCAATTATGATGGCTACAGGAAAACCTGTCTTTGATCACGAGATTGGCGTACAACCGCCAGATAGAGAGCGATTTTATATTTCGATCAATGCAGCACCAATATTTGATAAAGAAGGCAACCTTTCCGGCGGGATAGGAACCTTTATGGATGTTACCACAAGAAGAATGATCACACAGGGAAAAGACGATTTTATCAGTATCGCAAGTCACGAACTTAAAACTCCCGTAACTGCTCTTAAAGCATCATTGCAGCTTTTACAACGGTCACACGATAAATTTTCAAGTGAAATTCGTACCAAACTTTTAGATCAGTCAATCAAAAGTTTAGATAAACTTTCTCATTTGCTAACAGATCTTTTGGATACAACACGTATTGAGCAAGGTCAACTTAAATTAGTAAAACGACCCTTGATTATTGCAGAACTTTTTGAAGACTGTCGATCGAGCGTTATCCAAAATACTACTCAGCAAATTATTTTTGAAGGTGATACATCGCAGACTCTTGAAGCAGATCACCAGCAGATTGGTCAGGTGATGGTAAACTTTATAACGAATGCTATCAAATATGCTCCGGAATCAGATAAAATCATTATCAAAGCAGACCGGGTAAGCGATCATGAGATCAAAATAAGCGTTATCGATCACGGACCGGGAATTCCCCAAGAAAAGGTGCAACATCTTTTTGAGCGTTACTACAGGACAAATTACCACGGACAGAAATTTACAGGTTTAGGTTTGGGATTGTACATCAGCGCAGAAATAATTAAGAATCACGGTGGAAAAATTGGAGTCGATACAGAATTAAACGTAGGTAGTACATTCTGGTTTACTCTGCCTCTTACGAACGAATAG
- a CDS encoding CCC motif membrane protein has product MRNSRLPYATAVLVLGISSIALCCCYGLPGIMTGIIALILYRKDIRYYEKNKMQYDNLDSLKTGRKLSIIGISMSLVYILYLIFAYYIAGAEAFSDPTVIWK; this is encoded by the coding sequence ATGCGAAATTCCAGATTACCATACGCAACTGCTGTACTTGTTTTGGGTATCTCATCAATTGCTCTTTGCTGCTGCTACGGTTTGCCGGGAATCATGACGGGTATTATTGCACTTATATTATACAGAAAAGATATAAGATACTACGAGAAAAATAAAATGCAGTATGATAATCTTGATAGTTTAAAAACTGGTAGGAAGCTCAGTATCATAGGTATAAGTATGAGTTTGGTGTACATTCTTTATCTTATTTTTGCTTATTATATTGCAGGAGCCGAAGCGTTTTCAGATCCTACAGTAATTTGGAAGTAG
- a CDS encoding Crp/Fnr family transcriptional regulator, which yields MAIEETLLRNFNATEEHYDEGDVIFSESSVPEYYYQIVTGEVKLNSFSDKGKEFIQNIISGKSCFGESMLILGKPYPVNAVALSDCTVLKLASKEFFVLLRDHPGVFVDMYSRLADNTFEKQKLMRVITDPNPEERIIEIMELLKESHINKEKFSLEIPHSKEQLASLTGLSLETAISAIDKMEQKNILKIQGEKIFY from the coding sequence ATGGCTATCGAAGAAACACTTTTACGGAATTTTAATGCAACAGAAGAGCATTACGATGAAGGTGATGTCATCTTTAGTGAAAGTTCGGTTCCGGAATATTATTATCAAATTGTAACAGGTGAGGTAAAACTGAACAGTTTTTCTGATAAAGGAAAAGAATTTATACAGAATATTATCAGTGGTAAATCCTGCTTTGGAGAATCTATGCTCATTTTGGGGAAGCCATATCCTGTAAATGCAGTTGCTCTTTCTGATTGCACGGTTCTGAAACTCGCCAGCAAAGAATTTTTTGTATTGCTTCGAGATCATCCCGGTGTTTTTGTGGATATGTATTCGAGATTAGCAGATAATACGTTTGAGAAGCAAAAACTGATGCGGGTTATTACAGATCCCAATCCCGAAGAAAGGATTATAGAAATAATGGAACTGCTGAAAGAATCTCACATCAACAAAGAAAAATTTTCTTTGGAAATTCCTCACAGCAAAGAGCAGCTTGCATCGCTGACTGGTCTTTCACTGGAAACTGCGATCTCGGCAATCGATAAAATGGAGCAGAAAAATATATTAAAAATCCAGGGCGAAAAAATATTCTATTGA
- a CDS encoding DUF1826 domain-containing protein, whose translation MKELFPESTQIQTVSTFSDFIDTAFEGEKNAIFWMRNLEGDFVEVVSKLALKDDITEISPEDILSLHLSKNGDIARKIILNDLKTLSDSGAKPTLNLLKNYERDLEFDFISTDVYSFHVDRSPIPTSTILCTYYGAPSEILPNNQAVQKIMIPEIRAKLRELHTGSYEDFNTFLEEYFFDLHYEPKPNAQPINLGIGHLWKLSVDHPEQKVLPCIHRAPKENKDEFRLLLIC comes from the coding sequence ATGAAAGAATTATTTCCTGAAAGTACACAAATACAAACCGTTTCCACTTTTTCAGATTTTATCGACACCGCTTTTGAAGGTGAGAAAAATGCAATTTTCTGGATGAGAAATCTGGAAGGAGATTTTGTAGAAGTTGTCTCAAAACTTGCACTAAAAGATGATATTACGGAAATTTCTCCCGAAGATATTCTATCGCTACATCTCTCTAAAAATGGTGATATTGCAAGAAAAATTATTTTAAATGATCTGAAAACATTATCTGATTCCGGAGCAAAACCAACCCTTAATCTACTGAAAAATTATGAGCGGGATCTAGAGTTTGATTTTATTTCGACAGATGTTTATTCCTTTCATGTAGACCGTTCTCCTATTCCTACAAGTACTATTTTATGTACATATTACGGAGCCCCAAGTGAAATTTTGCCTAATAATCAGGCGGTTCAAAAGATCATGATTCCAGAGATTAGAGCAAAGTTGAGAGAATTGCACACCGGATCATATGAAGACTTTAATACTTTTCTGGAAGAATATTTTTTCGATCTTCATTACGAGCCAAAGCCCAATGCTCAGCCAATAAATTTAGGTATCGGGCATCTGTGGAAGCTTTCCGTAGATCATCCCGAACAAAAGGTTTTGCCATGCATCCACCGGGCTCCCAAGGAAAATAAGGATGAATTTAGATTGCTTCTGATTTGTTGA
- a CDS encoding TIGR02117 family protein, which yields MSAKIILIYFLKTIGIILGIVVLYVLLALTLPLIEVSAKNDGEKKEIPIYIYTNGVHTDIVMPVKNDLYDWSSKIPFANTKSKKTDYNYVGIGWGDKGFYLDTPTWADLKFSTAFNAAFWLSESAMHCSYYKTMTEADDCKKIMISRNQYKDLVKFVDAKFDRDQNGNFILIPTNAVYSDNDAFYDATGRYSFLNTCNTWTNDALKSAGQKAALWTPTDFGIFQHYK from the coding sequence ATGAGTGCAAAAATTATATTGATCTATTTTTTAAAAACTATAGGGATCATTCTGGGAATTGTTGTGCTTTACGTGCTTCTGGCACTCACACTACCCTTAATTGAGGTGTCAGCAAAAAACGACGGTGAGAAAAAAGAAATCCCCATCTATATTTATACTAATGGCGTTCACACAGATATTGTAATGCCAGTGAAAAATGATTTGTACGACTGGAGTTCCAAAATACCTTTTGCGAATACAAAATCCAAAAAAACAGATTACAATTACGTAGGAATTGGATGGGGCGATAAGGGCTTTTATCTTGATACGCCAACCTGGGCAGATCTGAAATTTTCAACAGCTTTTAACGCGGCGTTTTGGTTGAGCGAATCGGCGATGCATTGTTCATACTATAAAACCATGACTGAAGCTGATGACTGCAAAAAAATAATGATCAGCAGAAATCAGTATAAAGATTTGGTAAAATTTGTGGATGCTAAATTTGACAGAGATCAAAACGGAAATTTTATTTTAATTCCTACCAATGCTGTATATAGCGATAACGACGCATTTTATGATGCAACGGGAAGATATAGCTTTCTCAATACCTGCAATACGTGGACTAATGATGCCTTAAAATCAGCCGGACAAAAAGCTGCACTCTGGACACCTACTGATTTTGGGATTTTTCAACATTATAAATAG
- a CDS encoding HD domain-containing protein, which produces MNLKEIFFQICFDYTNNQTTIESLWWEIETHYSEKSRYYHNLKHLENMLSELELVKDKILNFNTICFSVFYHDVIYDVTSKINEEKSAEFAKARLQKLGLNKTDLSEISEQILATKSHQKSVKRDINYLLDADLSILGKDSKIYLAYTKQIRKEYSTYPDFLYKPGRKKVLQHFLELENIFKTEDFSDRYELQAKENIEVELKSLRN; this is translated from the coding sequence ATGAATTTAAAAGAAATATTTTTCCAGATTTGTTTCGATTATACAAATAATCAAACTACAATTGAAAGTCTGTGGTGGGAAATTGAAACTCACTATTCTGAAAAAAGCAGATATTATCATAATCTGAAGCATCTGGAAAATATGCTTTCAGAGCTGGAATTGGTGAAAGACAAAATCCTGAATTTTAATACTATTTGTTTTTCAGTTTTTTATCATGATGTAATTTATGATGTAACTTCAAAAATCAATGAAGAGAAAAGCGCAGAATTTGCAAAAGCAAGACTTCAAAAATTAGGTTTAAACAAAACAGATCTTTCAGAAATTTCAGAACAGATTCTAGCCACAAAATCACATCAGAAGTCGGTAAAAAGAGACATCAATTATTTATTAGATGCTGATTTGTCTATTTTGGGAAAAGATTCTAAAATTTATCTTGCATACACTAAACAAATAAGAAAAGAGTATTCTACATATCCTGATTTTCTTTATAAACCAGGAAGAAAGAAGGTTTTGCAGCATTTTTTGGAGCTCGAAAATATTTTTAAAACTGAGGATTTTAGTGATCGATATGAACTTCAGGCGAAAGAAAATATTGAGGTTGAGTTAAAAAGTTTGCGAAATTAA
- a CDS encoding thiol-disulfide oxidoreductase DCC family protein, which translates to MDINFKNKNVVFFDGDCGFCNFWVQWILERDRKDRFLFASLQSEFGQKFLSDHNLETKQFNTLYLLKPDGKYLSKSGAVLKIARLLGGIYAPLNIGIILPKPLRDHIYDLVSRNRMKLAAQKCFLPDPHQRKKFIEI; encoded by the coding sequence ATGGATATTAATTTCAAAAATAAAAATGTAGTTTTTTTTGACGGAGATTGCGGATTTTGTAATTTTTGGGTTCAATGGATTCTTGAGCGGGATCGTAAAGATCGATTCTTATTTGCATCATTACAATCTGAATTTGGTCAGAAATTTCTTTCAGATCACAATCTCGAAACAAAACAATTCAATACACTTTATCTGCTGAAACCAGACGGAAAATACCTTAGTAAGTCTGGTGCTGTTTTGAAAATTGCCAGACTTTTGGGAGGTATTTATGCTCCGCTGAATATTGGGATAATACTTCCAAAACCATTGCGAGATCACATTTATGATTTAGTATCCCGCAACAGAATGAAACTTGCAGCACAAAAATGCTTCCTTCCTGATCCACATCAAAGAAAGAAATTTATTGAAATTTAG
- a CDS encoding murein L,D-transpeptidase catalytic domain-containing protein — translation MKTLSIFFILICFLSCKNKREINERNTLQNTIIKEVEKPKLDLNKTKKKAAEALEFCKRKKMNTDFCILIDMSLHSGVNRFVVWDFKANRIKTKHLVGHGCGNNKWNSDESKESPTFSNEDGSHLSSLGKYKLSERGQSDWGINVKYLMHGLDETNNNAIKRFIVFHSWNLMSDNEVFPNGSPEGWGCPTISNNAMREIDPMIQKSENPVLMWIYN, via the coding sequence GTGAAAACGCTATCTATATTTTTTATTCTGATTTGTTTTTTGTCGTGTAAAAACAAGCGAGAGATTAATGAACGTAATACTTTACAGAATACGATTATTAAAGAAGTAGAGAAACCCAAGTTAGATTTAAATAAAACAAAGAAGAAAGCTGCTGAAGCTCTGGAGTTTTGCAAAAGAAAAAAGATGAATACCGACTTCTGTATTCTGATTGATATGAGTTTGCATTCCGGAGTTAATCGTTTTGTGGTGTGGGATTTTAAAGCCAATAGAATCAAAACGAAACATCTCGTAGGTCATGGTTGCGGCAATAATAAGTGGAATAGTGATGAATCTAAAGAAAGCCCAACTTTCAGCAACGAAGATGGAAGTCACCTTTCATCATTGGGCAAATATAAGTTATCTGAAAGAGGTCAAAGCGATTGGGGAATTAACGTAAAATATCTCATGCATGGATTGGATGAAACCAACAACAATGCGATAAAGAGATTTATTGTTTTTCATTCGTGGAATTTGATGAGTGATAATGAAGTTTTCCCAAACGGTTCACCGGAAGGTTGGGGTTGTCCTACAATTTCCAATAATGCGATGAGAGAAATTGATCCGATGATTCAAAAATCCGAAAATCCGGTTTTGATGTGGATCTACAATTAA
- a CDS encoding rhodanese-like domain-containing protein, translating into MSLAEVLKSGNYALIDVREPMELEMDGNIEGAQNIPLGEVEDRKEEILSIEKPVVLFCRSGNRSGKALDFLESQGLKEGYNGGGWAELKAHLEANEGTF; encoded by the coding sequence ATGTCATTAGCAGAAGTATTAAAATCAGGAAATTATGCACTCATCGATGTTCGTGAACCAATGGAACTGGAAATGGACGGAAATATAGAAGGAGCTCAAAATATTCCTTTGGGTGAAGTAGAAGACAGAAAAGAAGAGATCTTATCTATCGAAAAACCTGTCGTTCTATTTTGCAGAAGCGGGAACAGAAGCGGAAAAGCTCTTGATTTTCTTGAATCTCAAGGATTAAAAGAAGGCTACAACGGTGGCGGCTGGGCTGAGTTGAAAGCGCATTTAGAAGCAAATGAAGGAACTTTTTAA